The Primulina huaijiensis isolate GDHJ02 chromosome 17, ASM1229523v2, whole genome shotgun sequence genome window below encodes:
- the LOC140962990 gene encoding uncharacterized protein has product MELGSFQDNSQATFSLTDEDHTLANTLRFSLNQDPRVSFCGYSIPHPSDARVNIRVQTTGDSAREVLKDSCQDLMLMCGHVRSTFDQAITEFKNNKGLKSMKIEQ; this is encoded by the exons ATGGAGCTGGGGTCATTCCAAGATAATTCACAAGCGACTTTTTCGTTGACTGATGAGGATCATACTCTAGCCAATACTCTGAGATTTAGTCTAAATCAAGA CCCCAGAGTTTCATTTTGTGGTTACAGCATTCCACACCCTTCTGATGCTCGTGTAAACATTAGAGTGCAAACAACCG GTGATTCGGCGCGAGAGGTACTCAAAGATTCTTGCCAGGATCTGATGCTAATGTGCGGACATGTTAGAAGCACCTTTGATCAGGCTATTACGGAGTTCAAGAATAACAAAGGTCTTAAATCCATGAAAATCGAACAGTAA